Proteins co-encoded in one Actinomadura luteofluorescens genomic window:
- a CDS encoding RDD family protein, protein MPDSPHRGRPYQPQQGQGSYGPPPPYQGSQWQQPQQQSSQQQWDQQPQQQWQPQQQQWDQQPAYDDYNNSYDDGGDLALAPIHRRAGARIVDNALVAVFGFALVLPVTIGAFGLGKPGSKTEDEGGVWNWPIIFTLFCVLSVLPFIYEAVQLSMWGRTLGKRVLGLGVVQARPAGTPITTTQAVWRAGITHVGYQLGVFFFLVLAVMVWDYAAYGMVLVWAGALMAYLWAIWDQPLHQSLHDRFAGTLVIDERVGYDESEYSEYPG, encoded by the coding sequence ATGCCCGATTCCCCCCACCGCGGGCGGCCTTACCAGCCCCAGCAGGGGCAGGGTTCCTACGGCCCGCCGCCTCCGTACCAAGGTTCTCAGTGGCAGCAACCACAGCAGCAGTCGTCCCAGCAGCAGTGGGACCAGCAGCCCCAGCAGCAATGGCAGCCGCAACAGCAGCAGTGGGACCAGCAGCCCGCCTACGACGACTACAACAACTCCTACGACGACGGCGGTGACTTGGCCCTGGCGCCGATCCACCGCAGGGCGGGCGCACGAATCGTCGACAACGCGCTCGTCGCGGTCTTCGGGTTCGCTCTCGTCCTGCCGGTGACGATCGGCGCGTTCGGTCTGGGCAAGCCCGGCAGCAAGACGGAGGACGAGGGCGGCGTCTGGAACTGGCCCATCATCTTCACCCTCTTCTGCGTCCTGTCCGTGCTGCCGTTCATCTATGAGGCCGTGCAGCTGTCGATGTGGGGCCGGACGCTGGGGAAGCGCGTTCTGGGCCTGGGCGTCGTTCAGGCGCGGCCTGCGGGCACCCCCATCACCACGACCCAGGCTGTCTGGCGTGCCGGCATCACCCACGTCGGTTACCAGCTCGGCGTTTTCTTCTTCCTCGTCTTGGCGGTGATGGTGTGGGACTACGCCGCGTACGGGATGGTGCTGGTCTGGGCGGGCGCGCTGATGGCCTACCTGTGGGCGATCTGGGACCAGCCTCTGCATCAGTCGCTGCACGATCGCTTCGCCGGCACGCTCGTCATTGACGAGCGGGTCGGATATGACGAGTCCGAGTACTCCGAGTACCCGGGCTAA
- a CDS encoding LacI family DNA-binding transcriptional regulator codes for MPQTSIREVARRAGVSVGTVSNVLNRPDLVAEATRDRVRAAIEELGFVRNESARRLRTGPERTAGEFGDQPRRAFGVLVEDLANPYATDVARGAEAALNAAGHDALWLSSDHSAEKERRLLELLADQQAAGALVIPVGIGPRDISRLRAAGMSVVLIDRDASDVCSARVDHVAGGEAAAAYLLGIGRERIAFVTGTPEPQPCVERRDGAARTIVEAGLGKPPVLVKEALSPTEGQAAAHEIMAMSPVPDGVFCANDLLAIGLINELIRLGVRVPEDIAVVGYDDIELAASAAVPLTTVRQPRRELGWEAAELAMAEIGEGKSHQHRQVVQRPDLVIRESA; via the coding sequence TTGCCACAGACCAGTATTCGTGAGGTCGCGAGGCGTGCTGGAGTCTCAGTTGGGACCGTTTCGAATGTCCTAAACCGGCCAGATCTCGTGGCCGAAGCTACCCGTGACCGTGTCCGCGCGGCGATCGAGGAGCTCGGATTCGTGCGCAACGAGTCCGCGCGACGGCTCCGCACGGGCCCCGAGCGGACCGCGGGCGAGTTCGGCGACCAGCCGCGCCGGGCGTTCGGCGTCCTCGTCGAAGACCTCGCCAACCCGTACGCGACCGACGTCGCACGGGGCGCCGAGGCCGCGCTCAACGCGGCGGGCCACGACGCCCTGTGGCTGTCCAGCGACCACTCCGCCGAAAAGGAGCGCCGCCTGCTGGAACTGCTCGCCGACCAGCAGGCCGCCGGGGCCCTGGTCATCCCGGTCGGGATCGGTCCCCGCGACATCTCCCGGCTGCGCGCCGCGGGCATGAGCGTGGTGCTGATCGACCGGGACGCCTCCGACGTGTGCTCCGCCCGGGTCGACCATGTGGCGGGCGGTGAGGCCGCCGCCGCGTACCTGCTCGGCATCGGACGGGAGCGCATCGCGTTCGTGACCGGGACCCCCGAGCCGCAGCCCTGCGTGGAACGCCGCGACGGGGCCGCCCGCACGATCGTCGAGGCGGGCCTCGGCAAGCCCCCGGTCCTGGTCAAGGAGGCCCTGAGCCCCACGGAGGGGCAGGCCGCGGCACACGAGATCATGGCCATGTCGCCGGTGCCCGACGGCGTGTTCTGCGCCAACGACCTGCTCGCGATCGGCCTGATCAACGAGCTGATCCGGCTCGGCGTCCGCGTCCCCGAGGACATCGCCGTGGTCGGCTACGACGACATCGAGCTCGCGGCGAGCGCCGCCGTGCCGCTCACCACCGTCCGCCAGCCGCGCCGCGAGCTCGGCTGGGAGGCCGCCGAGCTGGCGATGGCCGAGATCGGCGAGGGCAAGTCCCACCAGCACCGCCAGGTCGTCCAGCGGCCCGACCTGGTGATACGAGAAAGCGCTTAG
- a CDS encoding ATP-dependent Clp protease ATP-binding subunit, with protein MFERFTDRARRVVVLAQEEARMLNHNYIGTEHILLGLIHEGEGVAAKALESLGISLEAVRQQVEEIIGQGQQAPSGHIPFTPRAKKVLELSLREALQLGHNYIGTEHILLGLIREGEGVAAQVLVKLGADLNRVRQQVIQLLHGYQGKEPAASGGPSEAAPSTSLVLDQFGRNLTQAAREGKLDPVIGRDKEIERVMQVLSRRTKNNPVLVGEPGVGKTAVVEGLAQKIVKGEVPETLKDKQLYTLDLGALVAGSRYRGDFEERLKKVLKEIRTRGDIILFIDELHTLVGAGAAEGAIDAASILKPMLARGELQTIGATTLDEYRKHLEKDAALERRFQPIQVAEPSLSHTIEILKGLRDRYEAHHRVSITDGALVAAAQLADRYISDRFLPDKAIDLIDEAGSRMRIRRMTAPPDLREYDEKIADVRRDKESAIDAQDFEKAAALRDSEKQLLGQKAQREKEWKAGDMDVVAEVTDELIAEVLATATGIPVFKLTEEESTRLLRMEDELHKRVIGQEDAIKALSQSIRRTRAGLKDPKRPGGSFIFAGPSGVGKTELSKTLAEFLFGDEDALIQLDMSEFMEKHTVSRLFGSPPGYVGYEEGGQLTEKVRRKPFSVVLFDEIEKAHQDIFNSLLQILEDGRLTDAQGRVVDFKNTVIIMTTNLGSKDISKGVSMGFARQNDEQGSYERMKAKVSEELKQHFRPEFLNRVDDTVVFHQLTPKEIIQIVDLMIAKVDQRLHDRDMGIELRQEAKDLLAIRGYDPVLGARPLRRTIQREIEDNLSEKILYNELKPGQIVIVGTEGFDPDNTDTAENAKFTFKGVPKPSTVPDSPPPIEGAVNFNKD; from the coding sequence ATGTTCGAGAGGTTCACCGACCGCGCGCGGCGGGTTGTTGTTCTGGCTCAGGAAGAGGCCAGGATGCTCAACCACAACTACATCGGTACCGAGCACATCCTCCTGGGTCTGATCCACGAGGGTGAGGGGGTTGCCGCCAAGGCTCTGGAGAGTCTGGGGATCAGTCTTGAGGCTGTGCGTCAGCAGGTCGAGGAGATCATCGGTCAGGGGCAGCAGGCTCCTTCGGGGCATATTCCGTTCACTCCGCGGGCGAAGAAGGTTTTGGAGCTGTCGCTGCGTGAGGCGTTGCAGCTGGGTCACAACTACATCGGTACCGAGCACATCCTGCTGGGGTTGATCCGTGAGGGTGAGGGTGTCGCGGCTCAGGTGCTGGTGAAGTTGGGTGCGGATCTGAACCGGGTGCGTCAGCAGGTGATTCAGTTGCTGCACGGGTACCAGGGGAAGGAGCCGGCGGCTTCTGGTGGTCCGTCGGAGGCGGCTCCGTCGACGTCGCTGGTGCTGGATCAGTTCGGTCGGAATCTGACGCAGGCGGCGCGTGAGGGCAAGCTCGACCCGGTGATCGGCCGGGACAAGGAGATCGAGCGGGTCATGCAGGTGCTGTCGCGGCGTACCAAGAACAATCCGGTGCTGGTGGGTGAGCCGGGTGTGGGTAAGACCGCGGTGGTGGAGGGTCTGGCGCAGAAGATCGTCAAGGGTGAGGTGCCCGAGACGCTCAAGGACAAGCAGCTCTACACCCTGGACCTGGGTGCGCTGGTCGCGGGTTCGCGGTATCGGGGTGATTTCGAGGAGCGTTTGAAGAAGGTCCTCAAGGAGATCCGGACCCGCGGCGACATCATCTTGTTCATCGATGAGCTGCACACGCTGGTGGGTGCGGGCGCCGCGGAGGGCGCGATCGACGCCGCCTCGATCCTGAAGCCGATGCTGGCGCGGGGTGAGTTGCAGACGATCGGTGCGACGACGCTGGATGAGTACCGCAAGCATCTGGAGAAGGACGCGGCGCTGGAGCGGCGGTTCCAGCCGATCCAGGTGGCCGAGCCGTCGCTGTCGCACACGATCGAGATCCTCAAGGGGCTGCGGGACCGTTACGAGGCGCATCACCGGGTGTCGATCACCGATGGTGCGCTGGTCGCGGCGGCGCAGCTGGCCGACCGCTACATCTCGGACCGGTTCCTGCCCGACAAGGCGATCGATCTGATCGATGAGGCGGGGTCGCGGATGCGGATCCGTCGGATGACCGCGCCGCCGGACCTGCGCGAGTACGACGAGAAGATCGCCGATGTGCGTCGTGACAAGGAGTCGGCGATCGACGCGCAGGACTTCGAGAAGGCCGCGGCGCTGCGGGATTCGGAGAAGCAGCTGCTGGGGCAGAAGGCGCAGCGGGAGAAGGAGTGGAAGGCCGGTGACATGGACGTGGTCGCCGAGGTCACCGATGAGCTGATCGCCGAGGTGCTGGCCACCGCGACCGGGATCCCGGTGTTCAAGCTGACCGAGGAGGAGTCGACGCGGCTGCTGCGGATGGAGGACGAGCTCCACAAGCGCGTGATCGGTCAGGAGGACGCGATCAAGGCGCTGTCGCAGTCGATCCGGCGGACCCGGGCGGGGCTCAAGGACCCCAAGCGTCCGGGTGGTTCGTTCATCTTCGCCGGCCCGTCCGGGGTGGGGAAGACCGAGTTGTCCAAGACGCTGGCGGAGTTCTTGTTCGGGGACGAGGACGCGCTGATCCAGCTGGACATGTCGGAGTTCATGGAGAAGCACACGGTGTCGCGGCTGTTCGGATCTCCGCCCGGCTATGTCGGGTATGAGGAGGGCGGTCAGCTGACCGAGAAGGTGCGGCGCAAGCCGTTCTCGGTGGTGCTGTTCGATGAGATCGAGAAGGCCCACCAGGACATCTTCAACTCGCTGCTGCAGATCCTGGAGGACGGTCGGCTGACCGATGCCCAGGGCCGGGTGGTGGACTTCAAGAACACCGTGATCATCATGACGACCAACCTTGGGTCCAAGGACATCTCCAAGGGCGTGTCGATGGGGTTCGCGCGGCAGAACGACGAGCAGGGCTCGTACGAGCGGATGAAGGCCAAGGTGTCCGAAGAGCTCAAGCAGCACTTCCGGCCCGAGTTCCTCAACCGTGTCGATGACACGGTGGTGTTCCACCAGCTCACTCCCAAGGAGATCATCCAGATCGTGGATCTGATGATCGCCAAGGTCGACCAGCGGCTCCACGACCGCGACATGGGCATCGAGCTGCGTCAGGAGGCCAAGGACCTGCTGGCCATCCGCGGCTACGACCCGGTCCTGGGCGCCCGGCCGCTGCGCCGCACCATCCAGCGCGAGATCGAGGACAACCTCTCGGAGAAGATCCTCTACAACGAGCTCAAGCCCGGCCAGATCGTCATCGTCGGCACCGAGGGCTTCGACCCCGACAACACCGACACCGCCGAAAACGCCAAGTTCACCTTCAAGGGCGTGCCGAAGCCGTCGACCGTCCCCGACAGCCCGCCCCCCATCGAGGGCGCGGTGAACTTCAACAAGGACTGA
- the lysX gene encoding bifunctional lysylphosphatidylglycerol synthetase/lysine--tRNA ligase LysX, with amino-acid sequence MRVRREKLDRLRESGIDPYPVTFPRTATTAEIRAKHGGLEPGTETGEKAGVTGRVMLIRNTGKLCFATIRDAGGDIQVMLSLAKVGQEQLDFWKREVDLGDHVGVEGEIITSRRGELSIMADRFAITSKCLRPLPEKHAGLTDPEARVRQRYVDLIVNDEARRMARVRSATVRAVRDFWHEEGYLEVETPMLQPIHGGAAARPFKTHINAYDMDLYLRIAIELYLKRLVVGGIEKVFEINRNFRNEGADSTHNPEFTMIEAYGTYLDYNDMADLTQRMYKKAVVAALDTTVVVHDGVEVDLGLPEWPRITLYGAVSEALGEEVTPHTPIESVRKLADARDISWDPKWGQGKIVQEIFEELVEHTLVQPTFVMDYPVETSPLTRQHREEPLLTEKWDLIGFGTELGTAYSELVDPIEQRRRLTEQSLLAAGGDPEAMQLDEDFLRALEYAMPPTGGMGAGIDRMIMAFTGKGIRDTILFPLVKPE; translated from the coding sequence ATGCGCGTGCGCCGGGAGAAGCTCGACCGGCTCCGCGAGAGCGGGATCGACCCCTACCCGGTGACCTTCCCGCGGACGGCGACGACCGCCGAGATCCGCGCGAAACACGGCGGCCTGGAGCCGGGCACCGAGACGGGCGAGAAGGCCGGCGTCACCGGTCGCGTCATGCTGATCCGCAACACCGGGAAGCTGTGCTTCGCCACCATCCGGGACGCCGGCGGCGACATCCAGGTCATGCTGTCGCTGGCCAAGGTCGGGCAGGAGCAGCTCGACTTCTGGAAGCGCGAGGTGGACCTCGGCGACCACGTCGGCGTCGAGGGCGAGATCATCACCTCCCGCCGCGGCGAGCTGTCGATCATGGCGGACCGGTTCGCGATCACGTCCAAGTGCCTGCGGCCGCTGCCGGAGAAGCACGCCGGCCTGACCGACCCGGAGGCGCGGGTCCGGCAGCGCTACGTCGACCTCATCGTCAACGACGAGGCGCGGCGGATGGCGCGGGTGCGCAGCGCGACGGTCCGCGCGGTCCGCGACTTCTGGCACGAGGAGGGCTATCTCGAAGTCGAGACGCCCATGCTCCAGCCGATCCACGGCGGGGCCGCGGCGCGCCCGTTCAAGACGCACATCAACGCCTACGACATGGACCTCTACCTGCGCATCGCGATCGAGCTGTACCTCAAGCGGCTCGTCGTCGGCGGCATCGAGAAGGTCTTCGAGATCAACCGCAACTTCCGCAACGAGGGCGCGGACTCCACGCACAACCCCGAGTTCACGATGATCGAGGCCTACGGGACCTACCTCGACTACAACGACATGGCCGACCTGACCCAGCGGATGTACAAGAAGGCGGTCGTCGCCGCCCTCGACACCACCGTGGTCGTCCACGACGGCGTCGAGGTCGACCTCGGCCTCCCGGAGTGGCCGCGGATCACCCTGTACGGCGCGGTGTCGGAGGCGCTCGGCGAGGAGGTCACGCCGCACACGCCGATCGAGTCCGTGCGCAAGCTCGCCGACGCCCGCGACATCTCGTGGGACCCGAAGTGGGGGCAGGGCAAGATCGTCCAGGAGATCTTCGAGGAGCTGGTCGAGCACACCCTCGTCCAGCCCACGTTCGTCATGGACTACCCGGTCGAGACGTCCCCGCTGACCCGCCAGCACCGCGAGGAGCCGCTGCTCACCGAGAAGTGGGACCTCATCGGGTTCGGCACGGAACTCGGCACCGCCTACTCCGAGCTGGTCGACCCGATCGAGCAGCGCCGCCGCCTCACCGAGCAGTCGCTGCTCGCCGCGGGCGGCGACCCCGAGGCCATGCAGCTGGACGAGGACTTCCTGCGCGCCCTGGAGTACGCGATGCCCCCGACGGGCGGGATGGGCGCCGGCATCGACCGCATGATCATGGCGTTCACCGGCAAGGGGATCCGCGACACGATCCTGTTCCCGCTGGTCAAGCCCGAATGA
- a CDS encoding RDD family protein, translated as MAASLAEPGQRLLARVVDTLVVGVPVVLVVRELVPGHTADVMAPSAVAGCMLLYEAIQLALWGRTLGKRVAGIEVVAATPQEAPEAAPRGAGGAGGAGENAGLGNESAFPVSVPGFVPVAAPEPAKAPAPEEAEVVDASTRPDVLHCVLRAAVYSVPIGLRPIPVLGLLASIFWVVNAGAMFEGVRRQAVHDRLAGTLVVKRPRPESSAF; from the coding sequence ATGGCGGCATCGCTCGCCGAGCCGGGGCAGAGGCTCCTGGCGCGCGTCGTGGACACGCTCGTCGTCGGCGTCCCCGTCGTCCTCGTCGTCCGCGAACTGGTACCCGGGCACACGGCGGACGTCATGGCTCCGTCCGCCGTGGCCGGATGCATGCTTCTGTACGAGGCGATCCAGCTCGCCCTCTGGGGCCGGACGCTGGGCAAGCGCGTCGCGGGCATCGAGGTGGTCGCGGCGACGCCTCAGGAGGCGCCTGAAGCGGCGCCACGGGGGGCTGGGGGAGCGGGCGGAGCGGGCGAGAACGCCGGGCTCGGCAACGAGTCGGCCTTCCCCGTGTCGGTGCCGGGGTTCGTGCCCGTGGCGGCTCCTGAGCCCGCGAAGGCCCCGGCCCCTGAGGAGGCTGAGGTCGTGGACGCGTCCACGCGGCCGGACGTTCTGCACTGCGTTCTGCGGGCCGCCGTCTATTCGGTGCCGATCGGGCTGCGTCCGATTCCCGTTCTCGGTCTGCTCGCGAGCATCTTCTGGGTCGTGAACGCCGGGGCCATGTTCGAGGGCGTTCGCCGCCAGGCCGTTCATGACAGGCTCGCCGGGACGCTCGTGGTAAAACGCCCGCGGCCCGAATCCTCGGCCTTCTGA
- a CDS encoding cytochrome P450 gives MEDRTGQAVRAGATAVLGFDPGDPAFRADPYAHYRTLGAGGRSLHRTDVGLRVTASYELCERVLRDPRFGHRPSGGGVWREVQGRHRSFLTMDPPDHTRLRRLVSKAFTPRLVERLRPRVEELVDALLEPVSGEVDLIATLAYPLPVIVISEMLGVPAEDRDLFKGWSDSLARGLDPDFLLPEAEIAQRDAARDEFAEYFRALAAKRRAEPRDDLLSALVGVSDGGDVLSEQELLATCILLLVAGHETTVNLIGNGALALLRDPAQLRLFRERRGNVQAAVEELLRFDPPVQLTLRSALEDVDLNGTLIERGKLVLLLTGAANRDPAFFDDPDRLDLLRYSEGRETPKHLSFGHGVHFCLGAPLARLEGRVALGKLFERDVALAAGDLVYRDNLVLRGLRELPVVIRA, from the coding sequence ATGGAGGACAGGACGGGCCAGGCGGTACGGGCCGGGGCGACCGCGGTACTCGGCTTCGATCCGGGCGACCCGGCGTTCCGCGCCGACCCGTACGCCCACTACCGGACGCTCGGAGCGGGCGGGCGGAGCCTGCACCGCACGGACGTCGGTCTGCGCGTCACCGCGTCCTACGAGCTGTGCGAGCGCGTCCTGCGCGACCCTCGGTTCGGGCACCGTCCGTCGGGAGGCGGCGTGTGGCGCGAGGTGCAGGGGCGGCACCGGTCGTTCCTGACCATGGATCCGCCCGACCACACGCGGCTGCGCCGGCTCGTCAGCAAGGCGTTCACGCCGCGCCTCGTGGAGCGGCTGCGGCCCCGGGTCGAGGAGCTCGTCGACGCGCTCCTGGAGCCCGTCTCCGGCGAGGTCGACCTGATCGCGACGCTGGCCTACCCGCTGCCCGTCATCGTGATCAGCGAGATGCTCGGCGTGCCCGCCGAGGATCGCGACCTGTTCAAGGGCTGGTCGGACAGCCTCGCGCGCGGCCTGGACCCCGACTTCCTGCTGCCGGAGGCGGAGATCGCCCAGCGGGACGCGGCGCGCGACGAGTTCGCGGAGTACTTCCGGGCGCTGGCCGCCAAGCGCCGGGCCGAGCCGCGCGACGACCTCCTGAGCGCCCTTGTGGGCGTCTCTGACGGCGGAGACGTCCTGTCGGAGCAGGAACTGCTGGCGACCTGCATCCTGCTGCTCGTCGCGGGCCATGAGACGACCGTGAACCTCATCGGGAACGGCGCGCTGGCGCTGCTCCGCGATCCCGCGCAGTTGCGGCTGTTTCGGGAGCGGCGTGGGAACGTCCAGGCGGCGGTGGAGGAGCTGCTGCGCTTCGACCCACCGGTGCAGCTGACCCTACGGTCGGCGCTGGAGGACGTCGATCTGAACGGCACGCTCATCGAGCGCGGGAAGCTCGTCCTTCTACTGACGGGCGCCGCCAACCGCGACCCGGCGTTCTTCGACGACCCCGACCGGCTGGACCTGCTCCGCTACTCCGAGGGACGCGAGACGCCGAAGCACCTGTCGTTCGGGCACGGCGTCCACTTCTGCCTCGGCGCGCCGCTGGCCCGGCTGGAGGGCCGCGTCGCGCTCGGCAAGCTGTTCGAGCGCGACGTGGCCCTCGCCGCCGGCGACCTCGTCTACCGCGACAACCTCGTGTTGCGGGGGTTGCGCGAGCTTCCGGTCGTCATTCGGGCTTGA
- a CDS encoding LuxR C-terminal-related transcriptional regulator yields the protein METATLARRGTDDFGLSEEEIRLLAQIASGVTADVAARKLELSARTLRRRLRTICDRLEVNTPIEAVVWAARRQLI from the coding sequence GTGGAAACAGCCACACTCGCACGTCGTGGCACCGACGATTTCGGGCTGAGCGAGGAAGAGATCCGGCTGCTCGCCCAGATCGCCAGCGGTGTCACCGCCGATGTGGCGGCACGCAAGCTGGAACTGAGCGCTCGGACCTTGCGGCGCCGGCTGCGGACGATCTGCGACCGGCTGGAGGTCAACACCCCTATCGAGGCCGTGGTGTGGGCGGCCCGGAGGCAGCTCATCTAG
- a CDS encoding amino-acid N-acetyltransferase — MEVVIRRARTADVQEIRRLVDLYAGSGRRLLKKTTVKLYEDVQEFWVAEDIQHGTPGPVIGCGALHVMWEDLAEVRSVAVDKGCGGRGIGHRIVTRLLENARELGVRRVFCLTFEVEFFARHGFEQILGTPVAPEVYEELLRSYDEGVAEFLDLDRVKPNTLGNTRMLLRLED, encoded by the coding sequence GTGGAAGTCGTGATCCGGCGTGCCCGTACCGCCGACGTCCAGGAGATCCGCAGGCTCGTCGACCTGTACGCCGGGTCGGGGCGACGCCTGCTCAAGAAGACGACGGTCAAGCTGTACGAGGACGTCCAGGAGTTCTGGGTCGCCGAGGACATCCAGCACGGGACGCCCGGGCCGGTCATCGGCTGCGGTGCCCTGCACGTCATGTGGGAGGACCTCGCGGAGGTCCGTTCGGTCGCGGTGGACAAGGGATGCGGGGGACGGGGGATCGGGCACCGGATCGTGACCCGCCTCCTGGAGAACGCGCGTGAACTCGGCGTGCGAAGGGTGTTCTGCCTTACCTTCGAGGTGGAGTTCTTCGCCCGCCACGGCTTCGAGCAGATCCTTGGGACTCCGGTGGCGCCAGAGGTGTACGAGGAACTTCTCCGCTCCTACGACGAAGGCGTGGCAGAGTTCTTGGACCTCGACCGGGTCAAGCCGAATACGTTGGGCAACACCCGGATGTTGCTTCGCCTGGAGGACTGA
- a CDS encoding C40 family peptidase, with amino-acid sequence MVGALAVVSAAPHAIAPQAIAVAHADPEPSAKELRTKALKLADQLEQLTEQYNGLKVRLAQSQRAAKVATENAKRQEKTLEALRQKVGSLAATSYMQGGSDPAVSFVASQDPQSILDQAATLHYFAKQDSTQVLGLMQAMQSAQRARKSAETRAKQVKDLKTQLDSQRTKITDAYEKIRGKLVDKDPTQLAKLPVIGTGKAAQALRYAMSKIGRPYVWGAAGPTTFDCSGLTMWAYKQVGINLPHYTGSQWNAGTHVSRSDLQPGDLVFFYSDLHHMGIYVGGGKMLHAPHTGDVVKIASMDGRPFAGGVRVA; translated from the coding sequence GTGGTCGGCGCGCTCGCCGTCGTTTCGGCCGCTCCGCACGCGATCGCCCCGCAGGCGATCGCCGTCGCGCACGCCGACCCCGAGCCCTCCGCCAAGGAGCTGAGGACCAAGGCGCTCAAGCTCGCCGACCAGCTGGAGCAGCTCACCGAGCAGTACAACGGGCTGAAGGTCAGGCTCGCGCAGTCGCAGCGCGCCGCCAAGGTCGCCACGGAGAACGCCAAGCGCCAGGAGAAGACGCTGGAGGCGCTCCGCCAGAAGGTCGGATCCCTCGCGGCGACGAGCTACATGCAGGGCGGCTCCGACCCCGCGGTCTCGTTCGTCGCCTCCCAGGACCCGCAGTCCATCCTCGACCAGGCGGCGACCCTCCACTACTTCGCCAAGCAGGACAGCACCCAGGTGCTCGGGCTGATGCAGGCCATGCAGTCCGCCCAGCGGGCCCGCAAGTCGGCCGAGACCCGCGCCAAGCAGGTCAAGGACCTGAAGACGCAACTCGACTCGCAGCGCACGAAGATCACCGATGCCTACGAGAAGATCCGCGGCAAGCTCGTCGACAAGGACCCCACCCAGCTGGCCAAGCTCCCCGTCATCGGCACGGGCAAGGCCGCGCAGGCGCTCCGGTACGCGATGAGCAAGATCGGCCGCCCGTACGTGTGGGGCGCCGCCGGTCCGACCACGTTCGACTGCTCCGGCCTCACGATGTGGGCCTACAAGCAGGTCGGCATCAACCTGCCGCACTACACCGGCAGCCAGTGGAACGCCGGAACGCACGTGTCGCGCAGCGACCTGCAGCCGGGCGATCTCGTCTTCTTCTACTCCGACCTGCACCACATGGGGATCTACGTCGGCGGCGGCAAGATGCTGCACGCCCCGCACACCGGGGACGTCGTGAAGATCGCCTCCATGGACGGACGCCCCTTCGCCGGCGGCGTCCGGGTCGCCTAG
- a CDS encoding histone-like nucleoid-structuring protein Lsr2 — MAQKVQVLLVDDLDGGEADETVAFSIDGASYEIDLSGANATKLRESLQPFVEKSRKAGTVNRRRRQRGASSRERSAEIRAWAKNNGIKVNERGRIPAHVIEQYEAAN; from the coding sequence ATGGCACAGAAGGTTCAAGTGCTTCTCGTCGACGACCTCGACGGTGGCGAGGCGGACGAGACCGTAGCGTTCTCGATCGACGGCGCCTCCTACGAGATCGACCTCAGTGGCGCCAACGCGACGAAGCTGCGGGAATCGCTGCAGCCGTTCGTCGAGAAGTCCCGTAAGGCGGGCACGGTCAACCGCCGCCGTCGGCAGCGCGGTGCGTCCAGCCGCGAGCGCAGCGCCGAGATCCGCGCCTGGGCCAAGAACAACGGCATCAAGGTCAATGAGCGCGGCCGCATCCCGGCTCACGTGATCGAGCAGTACGAGGCGGCCAACTGA